A genomic region of Staphylococcus roterodami contains the following coding sequences:
- the rsmG gene encoding 16S rRNA (guanine(527)-N(7))-methyltransferase RsmG, whose product MTVEWLAEQLKEHDIELNETQKQQFQTYYRLLVEWNEKMNLTSITDEHDVYLKHFYDSIAPSFYFDFNQPLSLCDVGAGAGFPSIPLKIMFPQLKVTIVDSLNKRIQFLNHLASELHLEDVSFIHDRAETFGKGVYRESYDIVTARAVARLSVLSELCLPLVKKGGQFVALKSSKGEEELEEAQFAISVLGGNVTETHTFELPEDAGERQMFVIDKKRQTPKKYPRKPGTPNKTPLLEK is encoded by the coding sequence ATGACTGTAGAATGGTTAGCAGAACAATTAAAAGAACATGATATTGAATTAAATGAGACTCAAAAACAACAGTTTCAAACATATTATCGTTTACTTGTTGAATGGAACGAAAAGATGAATTTGACAAGTATTACAGATGAACACGATGTGTATTTGAAACATTTTTATGATTCTATTGCACCTAGTTTTTACTTTGACTTTAATCAGCCTTTAAGTTTATGCGATGTAGGTGCTGGAGCTGGTTTTCCAAGTATTCCATTAAAAATTATGTTTCCGCAGTTAAAAGTGACAATTGTAGATTCTTTAAATAAGCGTATTCAATTTTTAAACCATCTGGCGTCGGAGTTGCATTTAGAAGATGTAAGCTTTATTCATGACAGAGCAGAAACTTTTGGCAAAGGAGTCTACAGGGAGTCTTATGACATTGTTACTGCAAGAGCTGTAGCTAGATTGTCGGTATTAAGTGAACTTTGCTTACCGCTTGTAAAAAAAGGTGGACAGTTTGTAGCATTGAAATCATCTAAGGGCGAAGAAGAATTAGAAGAAGCACAATTTGCGATTAGCGTGTTAGGTGGTAATGTTACTGAAACGCATACTTTCGAATTACCTGAGGATGCTGGAGAGCGTCAAATGTTCGTTATTGATAAAAAAAGACAAACGCCTAAAAAGTATCCAAGAAAACCTGGGACGCCTAATAAGACTCCTTTACTTGAAAAATAA